The following coding sequences are from one Clostridioides difficile ATCC 9689 = DSM 1296 window:
- a CDS encoding lantibiotic protection ABC transporter ATP-binding protein, translated as MKDLILETKNLSKRYGEQMAVNNVSLQIERNSIYGLLGPNGAGKSTTLKMLVGLLRPTNGRIIFDRKPWKRESLAKIGSLIESPALYGNLTAEENLLVHTKILGIPKDKIYEVLEIVNLKNTGKKRASQFSMGMKQRLGIAIALLSDPELLILDEPTNGLDPFGIQELRELIASFPKKGITVILSSHILSEVAQVVDNIGIINGGRLLFQGMPDPNENLEEFFTDVILKGGQNR; from the coding sequence ATGAAAGATTTAATTCTTGAAACAAAAAACTTATCAAAAAGATATGGAGAACAAATGGCAGTTAACAATGTTTCTCTACAAATTGAACGAAATAGTATATATGGACTTTTAGGACCAAATGGAGCAGGAAAGTCCACAACACTTAAAATGCTTGTTGGTCTTCTTCGCCCAACAAATGGTCGTATTATTTTTGATAGAAAGCCTTGGAAACGAGAATCTCTTGCAAAAATAGGTTCTTTAATAGAATCCCCTGCATTGTATGGAAACCTTACAGCAGAGGAAAATTTGTTAGTACATACAAAAATATTGGGAATACCTAAAGATAAAATTTATGAAGTGTTGGAAATAGTAAATTTGAAAAATACAGGTAAAAAGAGAGCTTCACAATTTTCTATGGGTATGAAACAAAGGTTAGGAATAGCTATTGCACTTTTGAGTGACCCAGAGTTGTTAATACTAGATGAACCAACCAATGGTCTTGACCCCTTTGGCATTCAAGAATTGCGTGAATTGATTGCTTCTTTTCCCAAAAAAGGTATAACTGTAATTCTTTCTAGCCATATTCTATCAGAGGTTGCTCAAGTTGTAGATAATATAGGAATTATAAATGGAGGACGACTATTATTTCAAGGAATGCCTGACCCTAATGAAAATCTAGAAGAATTTTTTACAGATGTTATTCTTAAAGGAGGACAAAACAGATGA
- a CDS encoding lantibiotic immunity ABC transporter MutE/EpiE family permease subunit, with protein MNALQSELLKYKRTFMGKLIVFFPVSFAAYAFIMQSTLMQNPLSQTTSWAWQNLLALIFNWWSFLFLPIGFALFATLVAFQEKKAGNYRALRTHNVSPMTLWINKVIAMAVYSFISTLVLIVVTIITGLILKAGPVPFGQIIGASIVCWVVSLAILPLQLWLATWKGMFLSMGVGALGMIFGVLAATKPFWIAVPWSWAVRMVCPIINIHPNGTILEAGDPLLNTSVIPIGIVVSLVVFIVLTALTAAWFNRRDDK; from the coding sequence ATGAATGCTTTACAATCAGAACTTTTAAAGTATAAAAGAACATTTATGGGTAAACTTATTGTTTTTTTCCCAGTGTCTTTTGCAGCATATGCATTTATAATGCAATCAACACTCATGCAAAATCCATTATCTCAAACAACTTCTTGGGCGTGGCAAAATCTTTTAGCATTAATTTTTAACTGGTGGTCATTTTTATTTCTGCCTATTGGATTTGCATTGTTCGCTACTTTGGTAGCTTTCCAGGAAAAAAAAGCTGGAAATTATCGTGCTTTACGTACACACAATGTGTCTCCTATGACACTTTGGATTAATAAAGTTATAGCTATGGCAGTCTACAGTTTTATTTCAACGCTAGTTTTAATAGTCGTAACAATTATAACTGGTTTAATATTGAAAGCTGGTCCAGTTCCTTTTGGACAGATTATAGGGGCAAGTATTGTATGCTGGGTTGTTTCTCTTGCTATACTTCCACTTCAGCTATGGCTAGCTACATGGAAAGGTATGTTCCTAAGTATGGGAGTTGGAGCTTTAGGTATGATATTTGGTGTTCTTGCTGCGACAAAACCATTTTGGATTGCAGTACCTTGGAGTTGGGCAGTTAGAATGGTATGCCCAATCATCAACATACATCCTAACGGTACTATATTAGAAGCTGGAGACCCACTTTTGAATACTTCAGTGATTCCTATTGGGATTGTTGTTTCTTTGGTTGTGTTTATAGTATTAACAGCACTTACTGCAGCTTGGTTCAATAGGAGGGATGACAAATGA